From a region of the Actinopolymorpha singaporensis genome:
- a CDS encoding LLM class flavin-dependent oxidoreductase → MSDSMSQPQPAVQPPTRPADATDLADASSTGRIPISVLELAPVGEGHTSAEALNAAATLAQRAEELGYRRFWVAEHHNMPGVASTSPGVFIGHLAARTRSIRVGSGGVMLPNHPPLVVAEQFAMLEALSPGRIDLGIGRAPGTDPATAAALRRTKEGLGAEDFPQELADLLDLLGIGEGGGRLALRRMSATPVATSAPDVWLLGSSGYSAQVAGMLGLPFAFAHHFSAANTLPAMELYRSTFRPSARLAEPYAMVTQSAYVADTAEEAEAIARPARLAQVSLYTGRPRRTPTPEEAAAHEWTDAELRIIEQGPSRPTIGDPKSVLAELSDLVAATGANELMVTTMTHGLPERLRSFELLAQAWTGGGVKGGSRAG, encoded by the coding sequence GTGTCCGACTCGATGTCCCAGCCTCAGCCCGCGGTCCAGCCGCCGACCCGGCCGGCAGACGCGACCGACCTCGCCGACGCCTCGTCGACCGGCCGGATCCCGATCTCCGTACTCGAACTCGCCCCGGTCGGTGAGGGGCATACGAGCGCGGAGGCGCTGAACGCGGCCGCGACCCTAGCCCAGCGGGCGGAGGAACTCGGCTACCGCCGCTTCTGGGTGGCCGAGCACCACAACATGCCTGGAGTGGCGTCCACGTCACCGGGTGTGTTCATCGGGCACCTGGCCGCGCGGACCAGGAGCATCCGGGTCGGCTCGGGCGGGGTGATGTTGCCCAACCACCCGCCGCTGGTGGTCGCCGAACAGTTCGCGATGCTGGAGGCGCTGAGCCCGGGGCGGATCGACCTCGGCATCGGCCGCGCGCCGGGCACCGACCCGGCGACCGCGGCGGCGCTGCGCCGGACGAAGGAAGGGCTCGGCGCCGAGGACTTCCCGCAGGAGCTCGCCGACCTGCTCGACCTGCTGGGGATCGGGGAGGGCGGTGGACGGCTCGCCCTGCGGCGGATGAGCGCGACGCCCGTGGCGACCTCGGCACCCGACGTGTGGCTGCTCGGGTCCAGCGGCTACAGCGCGCAGGTCGCCGGGATGCTGGGGCTGCCGTTCGCGTTCGCCCACCACTTCAGCGCGGCCAACACGCTGCCCGCGATGGAGTTGTACCGCTCGACCTTCCGGCCGTCCGCGCGGCTGGCCGAGCCGTACGCGATGGTCACCCAGTCGGCGTACGTCGCGGACACCGCCGAGGAGGCGGAGGCCATCGCCCGCCCGGCCCGGCTGGCCCAGGTCTCGCTGTACACCGGCCGTCCGCGGCGGACGCCCACGCCGGAGGAGGCCGCCGCCCATGAATGGACCGACGCCGAGCTCCGGATCATCGAGCAGGGCCCGAGCAGGCCCACGATCGGTGACCCGAAGTCCGTGCTCGCCGAACTCTCCGACCTGGTGGCTGCCACCGGCGCCAACGAGCTGATGGTGACGACGATGACGCACGGACTGCCCGAACGCCTGCGCAGCTTCGAACTCCTCGCCCAGGCCTGGACCGGCGGAGGCGTCAAGGGCGGATCCCGCGCTGGGTAG
- a CDS encoding D-isomer specific 2-hydroxyacid dehydrogenase family protein, producing the protein MTSGARTPKIYVGPQQLPELLEAVKTAGGEVTDDAAQAEALVWWGGSPEQFEDVDHDGIRWVQLPSAGIESWFRAGIFTSGKVYTCAVGSYADGVAEHTLALMLAGVRQLHTLAGERTWTGVRSGTLLDSTVGIVGCGGIGRALIRMLEPLRVRVLAITRSGTPVPGAAETYTPDRLDDVLTASDVVVIGAPSTPETKHLIGARELKLMQPHAWLVNIARGSLIDTDALVEALRTGSIAGAGLDVTDPEPLPDGHPLWDEPRALITPHSANPPNLLIPGLTKRVHENVRRYIAGEDLVGLVEVERGY; encoded by the coding sequence ATGACCTCCGGTGCACGTACTCCCAAGATCTACGTCGGCCCGCAGCAACTGCCCGAACTCCTCGAGGCCGTGAAGACGGCCGGCGGGGAGGTGACCGACGATGCCGCGCAGGCCGAGGCGCTGGTGTGGTGGGGCGGCTCGCCCGAGCAGTTCGAGGACGTCGACCACGACGGCATCCGGTGGGTGCAGCTCCCGTCGGCCGGCATCGAGTCGTGGTTCCGGGCCGGCATCTTCACCTCCGGCAAGGTGTACACCTGTGCGGTCGGCAGCTACGCCGACGGTGTCGCCGAGCACACGCTGGCGCTCATGCTCGCCGGCGTACGCCAGCTGCACACCCTCGCCGGCGAGCGCACCTGGACGGGCGTGCGGTCGGGAACGCTGCTGGACTCCACGGTCGGCATCGTCGGCTGCGGCGGGATCGGCCGCGCGCTGATCCGGATGCTGGAGCCGCTGCGGGTACGCGTGCTGGCGATCACCCGGTCGGGTACGCCGGTGCCGGGTGCCGCTGAGACGTACACCCCCGACCGGCTGGACGACGTACTCACCGCCTCGGACGTGGTCGTGATCGGCGCCCCCTCGACCCCCGAGACCAAGCACCTGATCGGCGCCCGGGAGCTCAAGCTGATGCAGCCGCACGCCTGGCTGGTCAACATCGCCCGGGGCTCGCTGATCGACACCGACGCGCTGGTCGAGGCCCTGCGTACGGGCAGCATCGCCGGCGCCGGCCTGGACGTCACCGACCCCGAGCCGCTGCCGGACGGCCACCCACTGTGGGACGAGCCGCGGGCGCTGATCACGCCCCACTCGGCCAACCCGCCGAATCTGCTCATCCCCGGACTCACCAAGCGGGTGCACGAGAACGTCCGACGCTACATCGCGGGCGAGGACCTGGTCGGGCTGGTCGAGGTGGAACGCGGCTACTGA
- a CDS encoding GNAT family N-acetyltransferase, whose translation MTDIRTDRLLLRRWQAADLAPWAAMNADPAVREHLGDLLTPEQSAASVKMFQAEFDERGYGWWAVEELATGTFIGFAGLDPVEEDMPFDGVEIGWRLARHAWGNGYATEAALATLAFGFGTLALPEILAVTTAGNHRSQAVMRRIGMTRDPAEDFDDPSVPDGPLRRNVLYRIKAAGMRRARPADSHAG comes from the coding sequence GTGACCGACATTCGCACCGATCGCCTTCTGCTCCGCCGCTGGCAGGCCGCCGACCTGGCACCGTGGGCAGCGATGAACGCCGACCCGGCCGTCCGTGAGCACCTGGGTGACCTGCTGACACCCGAACAGAGCGCGGCCTCGGTGAAGATGTTCCAGGCGGAGTTCGACGAGCGCGGCTACGGATGGTGGGCCGTCGAGGAACTCGCCACTGGGACGTTCATCGGCTTCGCGGGCCTGGACCCGGTGGAGGAGGACATGCCGTTCGACGGGGTCGAGATCGGCTGGCGGCTTGCTCGCCACGCCTGGGGAAACGGCTACGCCACCGAGGCCGCGCTCGCCACCCTGGCGTTCGGCTTCGGGACGCTCGCACTGCCGGAGATTCTGGCCGTGACGACAGCTGGGAACCACCGGTCGCAGGCGGTGATGCGGCGCATCGGCATGACCCGCGATCCCGCTGAGGACTTCGATGATCCTTCGGTGCCGGACGGTCCGCTGCGGCGGAACGTGCTCTACCGGATCAAAGCCGCTGGCATGCGCCGAGCCCGGCCGGCCGACAGTCACGCGGGGTAG
- a CDS encoding MFS transporter — MSSTTLDTIRTRVPARLDRLPWSRFHWRVVIGLGTVWILDGLEVTIVGSVASRMIEKGSGIHLTAGDIGTAAAIYVLGACLGALLFGQLTDRFGRKKLFLLTLGVYIVATVATAFAFAPWYFFLARFFTGMGIGGEYSAINSAIDELIPARNRGQTDIAINGSYWVGSALGSLAAIVLLSDLFATDLGWRLAFGLGGIFGLAILIVRRHVPESPRWLFIHGREDEAEKIVDSIEREVRAEADEDLPEPGESITVRQRKTIPFRELAKVAIKKYPHRTLLGLALFIGQAFLYNAVTFDLGTILSTYFKVASGSVPFFLAVFAVGNFLGPLLLGRLFDTVGRKPMIAGSYLGAAVVTAVVGFLLLSNSLSSVSFIVLLALGFFIASAGASSAYLTVSEIFPMETRALAIALFYAVGTAIGGITGPLLFGQFIHSGNLGLVALGFFIGAIAMAFGGIAELVFGVRAEQQSLENIARPLTAEEADEGAGAGEQAEAGPEDDEWARARAAEAERDERIARRSERLRTQRYRPGPGTSFYSPGMHASGTSPSQSRVAGERALDEEVARIANLVRDRGTMDRDALFRELGARRWGPRRFDAALRTAVAEGLVRQTGRRQFGPPADQNR; from the coding sequence ATGTCGTCAACCACGTTGGACACCATTCGAACCCGGGTGCCGGCCCGGCTCGACCGCCTGCCATGGTCGCGTTTCCACTGGCGGGTGGTGATCGGTCTCGGCACGGTCTGGATCCTCGACGGCCTCGAGGTGACGATCGTCGGCTCGGTCGCCTCCCGGATGATCGAGAAGGGCAGTGGGATCCACCTCACTGCCGGCGACATCGGTACCGCCGCCGCGATCTACGTCCTGGGCGCCTGCCTGGGCGCGTTGCTGTTCGGTCAGCTCACCGACCGGTTCGGCCGCAAGAAGCTCTTCCTGCTCACGTTGGGCGTCTACATCGTCGCCACGGTGGCCACGGCGTTCGCGTTCGCACCGTGGTACTTCTTCCTGGCCAGGTTCTTCACCGGCATGGGTATCGGCGGTGAGTACTCCGCGATCAACTCCGCGATCGACGAGCTCATCCCCGCCCGCAACCGCGGCCAGACGGACATCGCCATCAACGGCAGCTACTGGGTCGGTTCCGCGCTCGGCAGCCTGGCCGCGATCGTTCTGCTCTCCGACCTCTTCGCCACCGACCTGGGCTGGCGGCTGGCGTTCGGGCTGGGTGGCATCTTCGGCCTGGCCATCCTCATCGTCCGCCGTCACGTCCCCGAAAGCCCGCGGTGGTTGTTCATCCACGGGCGCGAGGACGAGGCGGAGAAGATCGTCGACTCGATCGAACGCGAGGTTCGCGCCGAAGCCGACGAGGATCTTCCCGAACCCGGCGAGAGCATCACGGTTCGCCAGCGCAAGACCATCCCCTTTCGGGAGCTCGCCAAGGTCGCGATCAAGAAGTACCCCCACCGCACGCTGCTCGGCCTGGCGTTGTTCATCGGGCAGGCGTTCCTCTACAACGCGGTGACCTTCGACCTGGGCACCATCCTCAGCACGTACTTCAAGGTGGCGTCCGGTTCGGTGCCGTTCTTCCTGGCCGTGTTCGCGGTCGGCAACTTCCTCGGTCCGCTGTTGCTGGGAAGGCTTTTCGACACTGTCGGACGTAAACCGATGATTGCGGGCAGCTATCTCGGCGCCGCTGTGGTGACGGCCGTGGTCGGCTTCCTGCTCCTGAGCAACTCGCTGAGCTCCGTGTCGTTCATCGTGTTGCTGGCCCTCGGGTTCTTCATCGCCTCGGCCGGCGCCAGCTCGGCGTACCTCACGGTCAGCGAGATCTTCCCGATGGAGACCCGGGCGCTCGCGATCGCGTTGTTCTACGCGGTCGGTACGGCCATCGGCGGCATCACCGGGCCGCTGCTGTTCGGCCAGTTCATCCACAGCGGCAACCTCGGGCTGGTGGCACTGGGCTTCTTCATCGGTGCCATCGCGATGGCCTTCGGCGGTATCGCCGAGCTGGTGTTCGGGGTGCGCGCCGAGCAGCAGTCGCTGGAGAACATCGCCCGCCCGCTCACCGCGGAGGAGGCCGACGAAGGTGCGGGTGCGGGGGAGCAGGCGGAAGCAGGACCCGAGGACGACGAGTGGGCGCGGGCGCGTGCAGCCGAGGCCGAACGCGACGAACGCATCGCCCGGCGGTCCGAACGCCTGCGCACGCAGCGGTATCGCCCCGGCCCGGGTACGTCGTTCTACTCGCCCGGGATGCACGCTTCCGGCACCTCGCCGAGCCAGAGCCGCGTGGCCGGGGAACGTGCCCTCGACGAGGAGGTCGCCCGGATCGCCAACCTGGTACGCGATCGCGGGACGATGGACCGCGACGCCTTGTTCCGCGAGCTCGGCGCCCGCCGGTGGGGACCCCGAAGGTTCGACGCAGCGCTGCGGACCGCCGTCGCCGAAGGTCTCGTCAGGCAGACGGGTCGCCGGCAGTTCGGCCCGCCTGCGGACCAGAACCGCTAG
- a CDS encoding ABC transporter permease — translation MARRTGGPAPRTGPDTGAGQPGSAGWSPTEQDAQPDGARTAQREAGERRRAGVRARVPVVLAVPAFVGLAFLVVPLLGLVVRAPWSGLVEELGRPEVWQALRLSLVSATLATLVALVLGVPLAWVLARSTLPGRGLARALVTVPLVLPPVVGGVALLLVLGRRGLVGQWLDAWFGLSLPFTTAAVVLAEAFVATPFLVLSVEGALRAADRRYEDAAATLGASGWLTFRRVTLPLVAPGVAAGAVLAWARALGEFGATITFAGNFPGTTQTMPLAVYVAMETSPDAAIVLSLLLLVVSVVVLAALRDRWVPR, via the coding sequence ATGGCCCGACGGACCGGTGGACCCGCTCCGCGCACCGGTCCCGACACCGGTGCCGGCCAACCGGGCTCCGCCGGCTGGTCCCCCACAGAGCAGGACGCTCAGCCCGACGGCGCACGAACCGCCCAGAGGGAAGCCGGCGAGCGGCGCCGGGCCGGCGTGCGCGCCCGGGTTCCCGTCGTCCTCGCCGTTCCCGCCTTCGTCGGGTTGGCATTCCTGGTCGTCCCGCTGTTGGGCCTGGTGGTCCGGGCACCCTGGTCCGGACTGGTCGAGGAGCTGGGCCGGCCGGAGGTCTGGCAGGCCCTGCGGCTGTCCCTGGTGTCGGCCACACTCGCCACCCTGGTCGCGCTGGTGCTCGGCGTCCCGCTCGCCTGGGTGCTCGCCCGCAGCACGCTCCCGGGTCGCGGACTGGCGCGCGCCCTGGTGACCGTCCCGCTCGTCCTGCCCCCCGTCGTCGGTGGGGTCGCGTTGCTGCTCGTCCTCGGCCGTCGCGGCCTGGTGGGCCAGTGGCTGGACGCGTGGTTCGGCCTGTCCCTGCCGTTCACCACCGCGGCCGTGGTCCTCGCCGAGGCCTTCGTCGCCACGCCGTTCCTGGTGCTGAGCGTCGAGGGAGCCCTCAGGGCGGCGGACCGTCGTTACGAGGACGCCGCCGCCACGCTCGGCGCCTCGGGCTGGCTGACGTTCCGCCGGGTCACCCTCCCCCTGGTCGCCCCCGGCGTCGCGGCCGGCGCGGTGCTCGCCTGGGCCAGGGCGCTGGGCGAGTTCGGGGCCACGATCACGTTCGCCGGCAACTTCCCGGGGACGACGCAGACGATGCCGCTCGCGGTGTACGTCGCGATGGAGACCAGCCCCGACGCCGCCATCGTCCTCAGCCTCCTGCTCCTCGTCGTCTCGGTGGTGGTGCTCGCCGCGCTGCGCGACCGCTGGGTGCCCCGATGA
- a CDS encoding aldo/keto reductase, which yields MTDIGLSSQLTAPLSPDARIPLIGFGTWQLSGDEARQAVSWALEAGYRHLDTATGYGNEDQVGAALRDSGVPRDEVFVTTKLPPDHVGRERQTLQESLDKLGVDHLDLWLIHWPPNGTAGVESWKVFVEAQKEGLVRHIGVSNYSLDQIDELTSQTGVTPAVNQIKWSPVQFDRDLLEGSRERGVVVEGYSPFRAAKLDDPVLTGLADKYGKNVPQVIVRWHLQRGVVVIPKSAKRERIESNIDVFDFELSADELTAIDNLSEA from the coding sequence ATGACTGACATCGGCCTGTCCTCCCAACTCACCGCACCGCTCTCCCCCGACGCCCGCATCCCGCTGATCGGGTTCGGCACCTGGCAGCTCTCCGGCGACGAGGCCCGTCAGGCCGTCAGCTGGGCGCTGGAAGCCGGCTACCGCCACCTCGACACGGCCACCGGCTACGGCAACGAGGACCAGGTTGGCGCCGCACTTCGCGACAGCGGCGTACCCCGCGACGAGGTCTTCGTCACCACCAAGCTGCCACCGGACCACGTCGGCCGGGAGCGGCAGACCCTCCAGGAGAGCCTGGACAAGCTCGGCGTGGACCACCTCGACCTGTGGCTGATCCACTGGCCGCCGAACGGCACCGCCGGCGTCGAGTCGTGGAAGGTGTTCGTCGAGGCGCAGAAGGAGGGCCTCGTACGCCACATCGGCGTGAGCAACTACTCCCTGGACCAGATCGACGAACTCACCTCGCAGACCGGCGTGACGCCCGCGGTGAACCAGATCAAGTGGAGCCCCGTGCAGTTCGACCGCGACCTGCTCGAGGGCAGCCGGGAACGCGGCGTCGTCGTGGAGGGCTACAGCCCGTTCCGCGCCGCCAAGTTGGACGACCCGGTGCTGACCGGGCTCGCCGACAAGTACGGCAAGAACGTCCCGCAGGTGATCGTGCGCTGGCACCTGCAACGCGGCGTCGTGGTGATCCCCAAGTCGGCCAAGCGCGAGCGCATCGAGTCCAACATCGACGTGTTCGACTTCGAGCTGTCCGCGGACGAGCTCACCGCGATCGACAACCTGTCCGAGGCGTGA
- a CDS encoding ABC transporter ATP-binding protein, producing the protein MSLRAHVVVRRPAFTLDLDLAAGPGEVVALLGPNGAGKSTTLRALAGLQPLSAGEIHLDERVLDRPATKDYLRVDQRPIGVVFQDYLLFPHLSALDNVAFGPRAHGVAKAPARAAALSWLERVGLAHVAGARPRALSGGQAQRVALARALAVKPRLLLLDEPLAALDAATRVDVRADLRRHLSAYDGTCVLVTHEPLDAMVLADRLVVLENGRVTQYGSPAEVARTPRTEYVARLVGLNLFRGHTDKAGVVRLADGGELTTGTRAAGEVFVAFAPSAVALYRTAPGGSPRNCWQVDVAGVERHGDLMRVRLTGRPPVLADVTADAVADLGLQPGARVWASVKAAEIRCYPA; encoded by the coding sequence ATGAGTCTGCGCGCCCACGTCGTCGTCCGGCGGCCGGCTTTCACCCTCGACCTCGACCTGGCCGCGGGCCCCGGTGAGGTGGTCGCGCTGCTCGGGCCCAACGGTGCCGGGAAGTCGACCACGCTGCGGGCGCTGGCCGGGCTGCAGCCACTGAGCGCGGGCGAGATCCACCTCGACGAACGGGTGCTCGACCGGCCGGCGACGAAGGACTACCTGCGCGTGGACCAGCGCCCGATCGGCGTGGTCTTCCAGGACTACCTGCTGTTCCCGCATCTGTCCGCGCTGGACAACGTGGCGTTCGGTCCGCGCGCGCACGGCGTGGCGAAGGCACCGGCGCGGGCGGCGGCACTGTCCTGGCTGGAACGCGTCGGGCTCGCCCATGTCGCGGGCGCCAGGCCCCGCGCCCTGAGCGGCGGGCAGGCGCAGCGGGTCGCGCTGGCCCGGGCGCTCGCGGTGAAGCCCCGTCTGCTCCTGCTGGACGAGCCGCTCGCCGCGCTGGACGCCGCCACCCGGGTGGACGTCCGAGCCGACCTTCGCCGGCACCTCTCGGCGTACGACGGAACCTGCGTCCTCGTCACCCACGAACCCCTGGACGCCATGGTGCTTGCCGACCGGCTGGTCGTCCTGGAGAACGGCCGGGTCACCCAGTACGGCTCACCGGCGGAGGTGGCCCGTACGCCGCGCACCGAGTACGTCGCCCGGCTCGTCGGCCTCAACCTCTTCCGCGGCCACACCGACAAGGCCGGCGTCGTACGCCTGGCCGACGGCGGCGAGCTGACCACGGGAACGCGAGCGGCGGGCGAGGTGTTCGTGGCGTTCGCACCGTCGGCGGTGGCGTTGTACCGCACCGCGCCCGGGGGCAGTCCGCGCAACTGCTGGCAGGTGGACGTCGCCGGCGTCGAACGCCACGGCGACCTCATGCGCGTACGCCTGACGGGCCGGCCGCCGGTGCTCGCCGACGTCACCGCCGACGCGGTCGCCGACCTCGGCCTGCAGCCGGGCGCCCGGGTCTGGGCGAGTGTGAAGGCGGCCGAGATCCGCTGCTACCCCGCGTGA
- the mscL gene encoding large conductance mechanosensitive channel protein MscL: protein MFKGFKQFLMRGNVLDLAVAVVLGAAFTKIVTGLLDGFINPLVAAIFGKPDLTNVGGFTVHHAHFSLGLIIDAVFNFLIIAATIYFLVVVPVNRLAALRRHRHDPEAAPEVPPAEDILLLRDIRDLLAEAREQRDGQHGRAGELRRDGAGDQSPGRDLPPAPPGQPTVSR from the coding sequence ATGTTCAAGGGGTTCAAGCAGTTCCTGATGCGCGGAAACGTCCTCGACCTCGCGGTCGCGGTCGTCCTGGGCGCGGCGTTCACCAAGATCGTCACCGGGCTGCTCGACGGTTTCATCAACCCGCTGGTGGCGGCGATCTTCGGCAAGCCCGACCTCACCAACGTGGGAGGCTTCACGGTTCACCACGCGCACTTCAGCCTCGGGCTGATCATCGACGCGGTGTTCAACTTCCTGATCATCGCCGCCACGATCTACTTCCTCGTGGTGGTGCCGGTCAACCGGCTGGCGGCCCTGCGCCGGCACCGTCACGACCCCGAGGCCGCCCCGGAGGTTCCACCTGCCGAGGACATCCTGCTGCTCCGCGACATCCGCGACCTGCTGGCCGAAGCGCGCGAGCAGCGAGACGGCCAACATGGCCGTGCCGGCGAACTGCGGCGAGACGGAGCCGGCGACCAGAGCCCGGGCCGCGACCTGCCACCGGCTCCACCCGGGCAACCGACGGTCTCCCGCTGA
- a CDS encoding phytanoyl-CoA dioxygenase family protein — MDMATALRDLAVTDETLSTKEKDQLDRDGFLPLPGILSSEQVAAFNARLAELTAAEGERAGLEVHQEEGADRLSDLINKDPMFDVCFTHPRVLAGMGHVLGDFKVFSLNSRASRPGKGLQALHADYGEPVQPGAYRVCNSIWLLDDFTADNGATRVVPGSHRWAKLPGQEMADPRDAHPHEVQLLAPAGTVVIFNSHLWHGGTLNSSDRPRRAMHMAFCTRDLAQQLDQKAYIRSTTYDRLSPAQRFLLDVTAEDVARRAS, encoded by the coding sequence ATGGACATGGCGACCGCACTACGCGACCTCGCCGTCACCGACGAGACCCTGTCCACGAAGGAGAAGGACCAGCTCGACCGGGACGGGTTCCTCCCGCTGCCGGGCATCCTCAGCTCCGAGCAGGTCGCGGCGTTCAACGCCCGCCTGGCCGAGCTCACCGCCGCCGAGGGCGAGCGGGCCGGCCTCGAGGTCCACCAGGAGGAGGGCGCGGACCGGCTGTCGGACCTGATCAACAAGGACCCGATGTTCGACGTCTGCTTCACCCATCCGCGGGTGCTGGCGGGGATGGGTCACGTACTCGGCGACTTCAAGGTGTTCTCCCTCAACAGCCGCGCCTCCCGCCCGGGCAAGGGACTACAGGCCCTGCACGCCGACTACGGCGAGCCCGTCCAGCCTGGTGCGTACCGTGTGTGCAACTCCATCTGGCTGCTGGACGACTTCACCGCCGACAACGGCGCCACCCGTGTCGTTCCGGGCTCGCACCGGTGGGCCAAGCTTCCCGGCCAAGAGATGGCCGACCCCAGGGATGCCCACCCCCACGAGGTTCAGCTGCTCGCGCCCGCCGGCACGGTGGTGATCTTCAACAGCCACCTGTGGCACGGCGGGACACTGAACAGCTCCGACCGTCCCAGGCGTGCGATGCACATGGCCTTCTGCACCCGAGACCTTGCCCAGCAGCTGGACCAGAAGGCCTACATCCGTTCCACGACGTACGACCGGCTCAGCCCCGCTCAGCGGTTCCTGCTCGACGTCACTGCCGAGGACGTCGCCCGGCGGGCAAGCTGA
- the cpaB gene encoding Flp pilus assembly protein CpaB encodes MSRRRFVTSRPDASPTDPFGAGGLSSAASSAGLPGSPGRAHDRTGRRGVLREVTRAISRHRRLVAAGLAAAGVALALHLLAPEPPRTVAVLAAARDLSGGAPLTPADVREVALPPQVVPAGVLLPGDPRSGGPGRRGAVVAGPVRAGEPLTDVRLLGPDLLARVRSSTQVVAAPVRVADPGSLALVRPGDRIDLLAADTGVDQAAARPARVVATHVRVLALPGSTGEGANGSGGDDGEPLGGLGSGGSVETGGEGGLVVVAVPAETAADLARAAVTSRISLVLRAVP; translated from the coding sequence ATGTCCCGCCGCCGCTTCGTCACCTCGCGCCCCGACGCCTCGCCCACCGACCCGTTCGGCGCGGGTGGGCTGTCCTCGGCAGCCTCGAGTGCCGGCCTGCCCGGCTCCCCCGGGCGGGCACACGACCGCACCGGCCGGCGAGGGGTCCTGAGAGAGGTCACCCGGGCGATCTCCCGGCATCGCCGACTGGTCGCGGCCGGGCTGGCCGCCGCGGGCGTCGCGCTGGCCCTTCACCTGCTGGCACCCGAACCCCCGCGCACCGTCGCCGTCCTGGCGGCAGCACGCGACCTCTCCGGCGGTGCGCCGCTCACGCCGGCTGACGTGCGCGAGGTCGCGCTCCCTCCCCAGGTCGTCCCCGCCGGTGTCCTGCTGCCCGGCGACCCGCGCTCCGGTGGGCCGGGACGCCGCGGTGCCGTGGTTGCCGGTCCCGTCCGGGCGGGCGAGCCGCTCACCGACGTCCGGCTGCTCGGCCCCGACCTGCTGGCCCGGGTGCGATCCTCCACCCAGGTGGTGGCGGCTCCCGTACGCGTCGCCGACCCCGGCTCACTTGCCCTCGTCCGGCCCGGCGACCGGATCGACCTGCTGGCCGCCGACACCGGCGTCGACCAGGCGGCTGCCCGTCCGGCCCGGGTGGTGGCCACCCACGTCCGGGTGCTCGCACTGCCGGGCAGCACCGGCGAAGGGGCGAACGGCTCGGGAGGCGACGACGGCGAGCCGCTCGGCGGCCTCGGCTCCGGCGGCTCGGTCGAGACCGGCGGCGAGGGCGGCCTGGTCGTGGTGGCGGTGCCGGCGGAGACGGCCGCCGACCTTGCCCGCGCGGCCGTGACGTCGCGGATCTCCCTCGTGCTGCGGGCGGTTCCCTGA